A region of Subdoligranulum variabile DNA encodes the following proteins:
- a CDS encoding EamA family transporter: MWFVFAVGSSVFAALTSILAKIGIDGVNSNLATAVRTTVVLAMAWGMVFLTHAQGGIIQIGRRSGLFLILSGLATGVSWLCYYKALQLGPASKVVPIDKLSVVITLVLAALLLHEGVTPKSALGCVLIGTGTLLMVM, encoded by the coding sequence ATGTGGTTTGTCTTTGCTGTGGGGTCGTCGGTGTTCGCGGCCCTTACCTCCATCCTGGCCAAGATCGGCATCGACGGGGTCAACTCCAACCTGGCCACGGCGGTGCGCACCACCGTGGTGCTGGCCATGGCCTGGGGCATGGTCTTCCTCACCCATGCCCAGGGCGGCATCATCCAGATCGGCCGCCGCAGCGGGCTGTTCCTGATCCTGTCGGGGCTGGCCACCGGCGTCTCCTGGCTGTGCTACTACAAGGCGCTGCAGCTGGGCCCGGCCAGCAAGGTGGTGCCCATCGACAAGCTCAGTGTCGTCATCACCCTGGTGCTGGCGGCGCTGCTCCTCCACGAGGGGGTCACCCCCAAGTCGGCGCTGGGCTGCGTGCTCATCGGCACCGGCACCCTGCTGATGGTTATGTGA
- a CDS encoding TetR/AcrR family transcriptional regulator C-terminal domain-containing protein — protein sequence MSADVKQQITETLLQLLEKKSLEKITVKELVTLCGISRQTFYYHFEDVLDVVDWWTRQGAQYLMEESLRAEDPHKALRLFVDYTAEHRQTLQHLLASRWREQLERRLAQVFTTYLQDMLHKMHPNLAMSPADEEAFLTFYAYGISGLLIHQDAHTDAEKETLVNQLYWLLFQNPWGHILHS from the coding sequence ATGTCGGCGGACGTAAAGCAGCAGATCACCGAAACCCTGCTGCAGTTGCTGGAGAAGAAAAGTCTGGAAAAAATCACCGTCAAGGAACTGGTGACGCTGTGCGGCATCAGCCGCCAGACCTTCTACTACCATTTTGAGGATGTGCTGGACGTGGTGGACTGGTGGACCCGCCAGGGCGCCCAGTATCTGATGGAGGAAAGCCTGCGGGCCGAGGATCCCCACAAGGCCCTGCGGCTCTTTGTGGATTACACGGCGGAGCACCGCCAGACACTGCAGCATCTGCTGGCCAGCCGGTGGCGGGAACAGCTGGAGCGGCGGCTGGCACAGGTGTTCACCACCTATCTGCAGGACATGCTGCACAAAATGCATCCCAACCTGGCCATGTCCCCCGCCGACGAGGAGGCGTTTCTGACCTTTTACGCCTACGGCATTTCGGGCCTGCTGATTCATCAGGATGCGCACACCGACGCCGAGAAAGAGACTCTCGTCAACCAGCTGTACTGGCTGCTCTTCCAGAATCCCTGGGGGCACATCCTCCATTCCTGA
- a CDS encoding PTS transporter subunit IIABC produces the protein MKDKIFGVLQRVGRSFMLPIALLPVAGLLLGIGSSFTNETMLQAYGLTGVIHPGSPVYTVLDIMNQCGSAVFNNLALLFAMGVAIGMAKKEKEVAALSGAIAYLVMNTAISAMINAAGGVEAMAPNTTTSMLGITTLQMGVFGGIIVGLGVAALHNRFYKTQLPQVLSFFGGTRFVPIVCTAVYLVVGILMFYIWPVVQTGISMLGNLVLVSGYAGTWLYGLIERALIPFGLHHVFYIPFWQTSVGGTAVIDGVTVQGAQNIFFAELASKATTEFSVSATRFMSGKFPLMIFGLPGAAFAMYRAARPEKRKVVAGLLLSAALTSMLTGITEPLEFTFLFVAPAMYAVHCVYAGLAYMLMHIFNVGVGMTFSGGLIDLTLFGILQGNDKTHWIWVVIVGVFYFVLYYFTFYFMITKMNLKTPGREDDNEETKLYTRADFKEKTGVGPDAAGAASHDQVSALILQGLGGKANLSDVDCCATRLRVTVLDSDKVNDALLRQSGASGVIHKGNGIQVIYGPQVAVIKSNLEDYMESPAADAPLAVEAPAAEPAKKEEAPKEAVPAETFGAHLAGTVVAMADVQDEAFASGVLGDGVAVEPTEGKLYAPADATVDNLFDTHHAIGLVTEGGAELLLHIGIDTVKLNGEHFTAHVQNGQKVKKGDLLISFDIDAIKAAGYMVTTPLIVCNTDRYAAVKTLAQGEVKPGQDLLRVE, from the coding sequence ATGAAAGACAAGATCTTCGGTGTCCTGCAGCGGGTGGGCCGCTCCTTCATGCTGCCCATCGCCCTGCTGCCGGTGGCCGGCCTGCTGCTGGGCATCGGCAGCTCGTTCACCAACGAGACGATGCTCCAGGCTTACGGCCTCACCGGCGTGATCCATCCCGGCTCGCCGGTCTACACCGTGCTGGACATCATGAACCAGTGCGGCAGTGCGGTCTTCAACAACCTGGCCCTGCTCTTCGCCATGGGCGTGGCCATCGGCATGGCCAAAAAGGAAAAGGAAGTGGCGGCCCTCTCCGGCGCCATCGCCTACCTGGTCATGAACACCGCCATCTCCGCCATGATCAACGCCGCCGGCGGCGTGGAAGCCATGGCCCCCAACACCACCACCTCCATGCTGGGCATCACCACCCTGCAGATGGGCGTCTTCGGCGGCATCATCGTGGGCCTGGGCGTGGCCGCGCTCCACAACCGCTTCTATAAGACCCAGCTGCCCCAGGTGCTCTCCTTCTTCGGCGGCACCCGCTTCGTGCCCATCGTCTGCACCGCCGTCTACCTGGTGGTGGGCATCCTCATGTTCTACATCTGGCCCGTGGTCCAGACCGGCATCTCCATGCTGGGCAACCTGGTCCTGGTCTCCGGCTATGCCGGCACCTGGCTCTACGGCCTCATCGAACGCGCCCTGATCCCCTTCGGCCTGCACCACGTCTTCTACATCCCCTTCTGGCAGACCAGCGTGGGCGGCACCGCCGTCATCGACGGCGTCACCGTCCAGGGCGCCCAGAACATCTTCTTCGCCGAACTGGCCTCCAAGGCGACCACCGAGTTCTCGGTCTCCGCCACCCGCTTCATGTCCGGTAAGTTCCCCCTCATGATCTTCGGCCTGCCCGGCGCTGCTTTCGCCATGTACCGCGCCGCCCGCCCCGAAAAGCGCAAGGTCGTCGCCGGCCTGCTGCTCTCCGCCGCGCTGACCTCCATGCTCACCGGTATCACCGAGCCCCTGGAATTCACCTTCCTCTTCGTGGCGCCCGCCATGTATGCCGTCCACTGTGTCTATGCCGGTCTGGCCTACATGCTCATGCACATCTTCAACGTGGGCGTGGGCATGACCTTCTCCGGCGGCCTCATCGACCTGACCCTCTTCGGCATCCTCCAGGGCAACGACAAGACCCACTGGATCTGGGTGGTCATCGTGGGTGTCTTCTACTTCGTGCTCTACTACTTCACCTTCTACTTCATGATCACCAAGATGAACCTCAAGACCCCCGGCCGTGAGGACGACAACGAGGAAACCAAGCTCTACACCCGCGCCGACTTCAAGGAGAAGACCGGTGTAGGCCCCGACGCTGCCGGTGCTGCCAGCCATGACCAGGTCTCTGCCCTGATCCTCCAGGGCCTGGGCGGCAAGGCCAACCTCTCCGACGTGGACTGCTGCGCCACCCGTCTGCGGGTCACCGTGCTGGATTCCGACAAGGTCAACGACGCCCTGCTCCGCCAGAGCGGTGCCTCCGGCGTCATCCACAAGGGCAACGGCATCCAGGTCATCTACGGACCCCAGGTAGCCGTCATCAAGTCCAACCTGGAAGACTATATGGAAAGCCCGGCGGCGGACGCGCCCCTGGCGGTGGAAGCCCCGGCGGCCGAGCCCGCCAAGAAAGAGGAGGCTCCCAAGGAGGCTGTCCCGGCGGAGACCTTCGGCGCGCATCTGGCCGGCACCGTGGTGGCTATGGCCGACGTGCAGGATGAGGCTTTTGCCTCCGGCGTCCTGGGCGACGGCGTGGCCGTGGAGCCCACCGAGGGCAAGCTCTACGCCCCGGCGGATGCCACCGTGGACAACCTGTTTGATACCCACCATGCCATCGGCCTGGTCACCGAGGGCGGCGCCGAGCTGCTGCTGCACATCGGCATCGACACCGTCAAGCTGAACGGCGAGCACTTCACCGCCCATGTGCAGAACGGCCAGAAGGTCAAGAAGGGCGATCTGCTCATCAGCTTCGACATCGACGCTATCAAGGCGGCGGGCTACATGGTCACCACCCCCCTGATCGTCTGCAACACCGACCGCTATGCGGCCGTCAAGACGCTGGCCCAGGGCGAAGTGAAGCCCGGCCAGGATCTGCTGCGGGTGGAGTAA
- the licT gene encoding BglG family transcription antiterminator LicT, which produces MRIKKVINNNILCVIDEKGNEMIVAGKGLGFGRKVAQFVDPAQVEKVYRMEDKTGQRRLRELVEQIPIEHLDLTEAMIAEIKAAIHQPLNESLLITLADHISFAIQRKAQGIEFKNPLAGSILCYYPTEYQLGQRCLAMVKERFGVELSPDEAAFIALHIVNAELNTDMSEMYDITRLIEGVIQVVEYYYRDRGAFDRESLTFHRFVVHLRYFAQRLFQGKLMTDSADESEAAFRALIARNCKEHYKCAQCVADYIEKTWHQTLSQEELIYLTIHLKRVAGDLQEIDS; this is translated from the coding sequence ATGCGCATCAAAAAGGTCATCAACAACAACATCCTCTGTGTGATCGACGAAAAAGGCAACGAGATGATCGTCGCCGGCAAGGGGTTGGGATTTGGCCGCAAGGTGGCGCAGTTCGTGGACCCCGCCCAGGTGGAAAAGGTCTACCGCATGGAGGACAAGACCGGCCAGCGCCGTCTGCGGGAGCTGGTGGAGCAGATCCCCATCGAGCACCTGGACCTGACCGAAGCCATGATCGCCGAGATCAAGGCGGCCATCCATCAGCCCCTCAACGAAAGCCTGCTGATCACCCTGGCGGACCACATCAGCTTTGCCATCCAGCGCAAGGCCCAGGGCATCGAGTTCAAGAACCCTCTGGCGGGCAGCATCCTCTGCTATTATCCCACCGAGTACCAGCTGGGCCAGCGATGCCTGGCGATGGTCAAGGAGCGGTTCGGCGTGGAGCTCAGCCCCGACGAGGCGGCTTTCATCGCGCTGCACATTGTCAACGCCGAGCTCAACACCGACATGAGCGAGATGTATGACATCACCCGCCTCATCGAGGGGGTCATCCAGGTGGTGGAATACTACTACCGGGACCGGGGGGCCTTTGACCGGGAATCCCTGACCTTCCACCGGTTTGTGGTGCATCTTCGCTACTTCGCCCAGCGGCTCTTCCAGGGCAAACTCATGACCGACTCGGCCGACGAGAGCGAGGCGGCTTTCCGGGCGCTCATCGCCCGCAACTGCAAGGAGCATTACAAATGCGCCCAGTGCGTGGCCGACTATATCGAAAAGACCTGGCACCAGACCCTCTCCCAGGAGGAACTCATCTACCTGACCATCCACCTCAAGCGGGTGGCGGGGGATCTGCAGGAGATCGACTCCTGA
- a CDS encoding ABC transporter substrate-binding protein, protein MKKQLSLLLAAGMTAGLLAGCGGATSSTATESESSASTSTAATGETSGDSLSADITMWTYPIGQFGDAETVDSIIAKFQESHPGINVTVEYLDYTNGDDQVTAAIEAGTTPDIVMEGPERLVSNWGAKGKMLDLSDLWTEEATADISAVSESVVSACKGADGNYYEYPLCMTTHTMAINKEMFEAADALQYINEDGTWTTENFEKALQALKDSGVDTTMIVYCGGQGGDQGTRALVNNLYSGQFTNADHTAYTTDSEQNKKALQQLLDWSNEGLISYDAAAQASDELQLFANGTIAMTLCWNASNQAQYASSVSFTPMAVAFPSDDGVPELCGGIWGFGIFDNGDDTKAAAAKEFIKFLCDDPEQGPESVRLTGFFPVRESFGDVYTGTEDEERMAQFSSFMQYLGDYYPVTAGWAEQRTAWWNMLQQIFTGTSVDDAVATYTTTSNDAIAAAAA, encoded by the coding sequence ATGAAAAAGCAGTTGTCTTTGCTTCTGGCCGCAGGCATGACCGCCGGCCTGCTGGCGGGCTGCGGCGGCGCCACCAGCTCCACCGCAACGGAGTCCGAATCCTCCGCCTCCACTTCCACGGCGGCGACCGGCGAGACCTCCGGTGACAGCCTCTCCGCCGACATCACCATGTGGACCTACCCCATCGGTCAGTTCGGCGACGCCGAGACGGTGGACAGCATCATCGCCAAGTTCCAGGAGAGCCACCCCGGCATCAACGTGACGGTGGAATACCTGGACTACACCAACGGTGACGACCAGGTCACCGCCGCCATCGAGGCCGGCACCACCCCCGACATCGTCATGGAAGGTCCCGAGCGCCTGGTCTCCAACTGGGGCGCCAAGGGCAAGATGCTGGATCTGAGCGACCTGTGGACCGAGGAAGCCACCGCCGACATCTCCGCCGTGAGCGAGAGCGTGGTGAGCGCCTGCAAGGGTGCCGACGGCAACTACTATGAATATCCCCTGTGCATGACCACCCACACCATGGCCATCAACAAGGAAATGTTTGAGGCAGCCGACGCGCTGCAGTACATCAACGAGGACGGCACCTGGACCACCGAGAACTTCGAGAAGGCCCTGCAGGCCCTGAAGGACAGCGGCGTGGACACCACCATGATCGTCTACTGCGGCGGCCAGGGCGGCGACCAGGGCACCCGCGCTCTGGTGAACAACCTCTACAGCGGCCAGTTCACCAACGCCGACCACACCGCCTACACCACCGACAGCGAGCAGAACAAGAAGGCTCTGCAGCAGCTGCTTGACTGGTCCAACGAGGGCCTGATCAGCTACGACGCAGCCGCCCAGGCTTCCGACGAGCTGCAGCTCTTCGCCAACGGCACCATCGCCATGACCCTGTGCTGGAACGCCTCCAACCAGGCCCAGTACGCTTCCTCCGTTTCCTTCACCCCGATGGCGGTTGCCTTCCCCTCTGACGACGGCGTGCCTGAGCTGTGCGGCGGCATCTGGGGCTTCGGCATCTTCGACAACGGCGACGACACCAAGGCCGCCGCTGCCAAGGAGTTCATCAAGTTCCTGTGCGACGATCCCGAGCAGGGTCCCGAGAGCGTCCGTCTGACCGGCTTCTTCCCGGTCCGCGAGTCCTTCGGCGACGTCTACACCGGCACCGAGGATGAGGAGCGCATGGCTCAGTTCTCCAGCTTCATGCAGTACCTGGGCGACTACTACCCCGTGACCGCCGGCTGGGCCGAGCAGCGCACCGCCTGGTGGAACATGCTCCAGCAGATCTTCACCGGCACCAGCGTGGATGACGCGGTGGCTACCTACACCACCACCAGCAACGACGCCATCGCCGCCGCTGCCGCCTGA
- a CDS encoding MarR family winged helix-turn-helix transcriptional regulator — MDDFIKWVSVASRHTVMHMDRVMAPYGLNASQYMYIVRVCEQPGLTQDRFLRMFYIHPSNVTRALLALEKQGFLERRPNPKDRRTFCVYPTGKALEVYPIITRLRREWQDVLLADLPPDTRAELQEALRAAALRAVAANQEEEDIPYGDN, encoded by the coding sequence ATGGACGATTTCATCAAATGGGTGTCGGTAGCGTCGCGGCACACCGTCATGCACATGGACCGGGTGATGGCCCCCTACGGGCTGAACGCCAGCCAGTACATGTACATTGTGCGGGTGTGCGAGCAGCCGGGCCTGACCCAGGACCGCTTTTTGCGGATGTTCTACATCCACCCCAGCAACGTGACCCGCGCCCTGCTGGCGCTGGAAAAGCAGGGGTTCCTGGAGCGGCGCCCCAACCCCAAAGACCGGCGGACCTTCTGCGTCTATCCCACCGGGAAAGCGCTGGAAGTCTACCCCATCATCACCCGGCTGCGGCGGGAGTGGCAGGATGTTCTGCTGGCAGACCTGCCCCCCGACACCCGGGCCGAACTGCAGGAAGCCCTGCGTGCCGCCGCGCTGCGCGCCGTGGCAGCCAATCAGGAGGAGGAGGATATACCCTATGGCGACAACTGA
- a CDS encoding MATE family efflux transporter, with the protein MATTENPLGVKPLPQLLRSFAVPSILAMLVSSLYNIVDQIFIGQGVGYLGNAATNVAYPLTTICLAIALLIGIGAAANFNLNLGAGRQEAARRVVGAAVTMMVVLGVVYMVLVELFLPQLLRLFGGTDSVMPYALTYTRITALGMPLLIATNATSNLIRADGSPRFSMVCMLLGAVINTILDPTFIFLCHWGVAGAAWATVIGQAASCLLAVSYLPRFHNIHLTGEDFHFRPALWQRIASLGLSNSLNQVAITFVQIVLNNSLTFYGAQSVYGSEIPLATSGIVIKINAILLGIIVGISQGTQPIISFNYGAGKYDRVRGIYLLAVKLSLVISVVGFAAFQLFPKEIVSLFGTGDHLYFEFAVKFMRTYLFMVTVNGVQLLSSNYFASVGKPIRGLLLALTRQVFFLVPLLVILPLFWGLDGLLFAAPIADFIAFVTSALTMRVELRRLRQLPAPQPV; encoded by the coding sequence ATGGCGACAACTGAAAACCCGCTGGGCGTCAAGCCCCTGCCCCAGCTTCTGCGCAGCTTTGCCGTGCCCAGCATCCTGGCCATGCTGGTCAGTTCCCTGTACAACATCGTGGACCAGATCTTCATCGGCCAGGGCGTGGGCTACCTGGGCAACGCGGCCACCAACGTGGCCTATCCGCTGACCACCATCTGCCTGGCCATCGCCCTGCTCATCGGCATCGGCGCCGCCGCCAACTTCAACCTCAACCTGGGCGCCGGCCGTCAGGAGGCCGCCCGCCGGGTGGTGGGCGCCGCCGTGACCATGATGGTGGTGCTGGGCGTTGTCTATATGGTGCTGGTGGAGCTGTTCCTGCCCCAGCTGCTGCGGCTGTTCGGCGGCACCGACAGCGTCATGCCCTACGCCCTGACCTACACCCGCATCACCGCCCTGGGCATGCCGCTGCTCATCGCCACCAACGCCACCAGCAACCTCATCCGCGCCGACGGCAGCCCCCGCTTCTCCATGGTCTGCATGCTGCTGGGCGCCGTCATCAACACCATCCTGGACCCCACCTTCATCTTCCTGTGCCACTGGGGCGTGGCCGGCGCCGCCTGGGCCACCGTCATCGGCCAGGCAGCCTCCTGCCTGCTGGCGGTGTCCTACCTGCCCCGGTTCCACAACATCCACCTCACCGGGGAGGATTTCCACTTCCGCCCCGCCCTGTGGCAGCGCATCGCCTCCCTGGGCCTGAGCAACAGCCTGAACCAGGTGGCCATCACCTTTGTGCAGATCGTCCTCAACAACTCGCTGACCTTCTACGGCGCCCAGTCGGTCTACGGCAGCGAGATCCCCCTGGCCACCAGCGGCATCGTCATCAAGATCAACGCCATCCTGCTGGGCATCATCGTGGGCATCTCCCAGGGGACCCAGCCCATCATCAGCTTCAACTACGGCGCCGGCAAGTACGACCGGGTGCGCGGCATCTATCTGCTGGCCGTCAAACTCAGCCTTGTCATCTCCGTCGTGGGCTTTGCGGCGTTCCAGCTCTTCCCCAAGGAGATCGTTTCGCTGTTCGGCACCGGCGACCATCTCTACTTTGAATTCGCCGTCAAATTCATGCGCACCTATCTGTTCATGGTCACCGTCAACGGTGTGCAGCTGCTCTCCTCCAACTACTTTGCCTCGGTGGGCAAACCCATCCGCGGCCTGCTGCTGGCCCTCACCCGCCAGGTCTTCTTCCTGGTGCCGCTGCTGGTGATCCTGCCCCTCTTCTGGGGTCTGGACGGCCTGCTCTTCGCCGCCCCCATCGCAGACTTCATCGCCTTTGTGACCTCCGCCCTGACTATGCGGGTAGAACTGCGCCGTCTGCGGCAGCTGCCCGCCCCGCAGCCCGTTTGA
- a CDS encoding 4Fe-4S binding protein — protein sequence MVYQLLFSPTGGTRAVADALADGPVIDLTDRNFDFSAVTLTAGDVALIAVPSYGGRVPVPAAERLNKVRGNGARAVLVCVYGNRAYEDTLVELADLASAAGFRVVAGVAALAEHSIARQYAAGRPNEADKAVLRGFRTQIQAKLDAGEDTAPALPGNRPYKPGMARAMVPRTSKRCIDCGRCAAACPTGAIDAADPRQTDPARCIGCMRCVRLCPVEARRPDADALAALEQHLAPLCAGRKENELFL from the coding sequence CGCCGACGGCCCGGTCATTGACCTGACCGACCGGAATTTTGATTTTTCCGCCGTCACTCTCACCGCCGGGGATGTGGCCCTCATCGCCGTACCCTCCTACGGCGGGCGGGTGCCGGTGCCCGCCGCGGAGCGGCTTAACAAGGTCCGCGGAAACGGCGCCCGGGCGGTGCTGGTCTGCGTCTACGGCAACCGCGCCTACGAGGACACCCTGGTGGAGCTGGCTGACCTGGCGAGCGCCGCCGGATTCCGGGTGGTGGCCGGCGTGGCGGCGCTGGCGGAGCACTCCATTGCCCGGCAGTACGCCGCCGGGCGCCCCAACGAGGCCGACAAGGCCGTGCTGCGGGGTTTCCGGACGCAAATCCAGGCCAAGCTGGACGCCGGGGAGGATACCGCCCCCGCCCTGCCCGGCAACCGGCCCTACAAGCCGGGGATGGCCCGGGCCATGGTGCCCCGCACCTCCAAGCGGTGCATCGACTGCGGCCGCTGTGCCGCCGCCTGCCCCACGGGAGCCATCGATGCCGCCGACCCGCGGCAGACCGACCCGGCCCGCTGCATCGGCTGCATGCGGTGTGTCCGCCTCTGCCCGGTGGAGGCCCGCCGCCCCGACGCCGACGCGCTGGCCGCCCTGGAGCAGCACCTGGCACCGCTCTGTGCCGGGCGCAAGGAGAACGAACTGTTCCTGTAA
- a CDS encoding AI-2E family transporter, with protein MQNRKPWLYLAAVAVVLLALKYSDTLFGGIRLFFSLLVPLFIGCGVAYVLNILVSRLETLPPLRNPRSRLYPARRALSITGALVIIVVVVALLILLIIPQLVDAFRVMLVNVPPAVNEFLAWLDSLNIDMPQLESWLRSLNLNWPDLLQKATTYLTSGVSNVFSSAFGLLSSLGGIVMQVVIAVIFALYLLAGKERLGRQFHALADTYLPASVCDRLWYVLATAHDTFTKFFVGQFTEAIIIGVLCTLGMLLFRLPYAPMIGTLVGATALLPVVGAYLGAGIGAFMILTVNPLQAIGFLVFIAVLQQLEGNLIYPRVVGTSIGLPGIWVLTAVTLGGGIGGIAGMLLAVPVTATVYRLIRADVRHRRDQASIPV; from the coding sequence ATGCAAAACAGAAAACCCTGGCTGTATCTGGCGGCCGTGGCGGTGGTCCTGCTGGCCCTCAAATACAGCGATACCCTCTTCGGCGGCATCCGGCTGTTCTTCTCGCTGCTGGTGCCCCTCTTCATCGGCTGCGGCGTGGCCTATGTGCTCAACATCCTGGTCTCCCGCCTGGAGACCCTGCCCCCGCTGCGGAACCCCCGTTCCCGGCTCTACCCCGCCCGCCGGGCTCTCAGCATCACCGGGGCGCTGGTCATCATTGTGGTGGTGGTAGCGCTGCTCATCCTCCTCATCATCCCCCAGCTGGTGGACGCCTTCCGGGTCATGCTGGTCAACGTGCCCCCCGCCGTCAACGAGTTCCTGGCCTGGCTGGATTCCCTGAACATCGACATGCCCCAGCTGGAAAGCTGGCTGCGCTCCCTCAACCTCAACTGGCCCGACCTGCTGCAGAAGGCCACCACCTACCTGACCTCCGGTGTGAGCAACGTCTTCTCCTCGGCCTTCGGCCTGCTCAGCAGCCTGGGCGGCATCGTCATGCAGGTGGTCATCGCGGTGATCTTCGCCCTCTACCTCCTGGCCGGCAAGGAACGGCTGGGCCGCCAGTTCCACGCCCTGGCCGACACCTACCTGCCCGCCAGCGTCTGTGACCGGCTGTGGTATGTGCTGGCCACCGCCCACGACACCTTTACCAAATTCTTTGTGGGCCAGTTCACCGAGGCCATCATCATCGGCGTGCTCTGCACCCTGGGGATGCTGCTCTTCCGGCTGCCCTACGCCCCCATGATCGGCACCCTGGTGGGCGCCACCGCCCTGCTGCCCGTGGTGGGCGCCTACCTGGGCGCGGGCATCGGCGCCTTCATGATCCTTACCGTCAATCCGCTGCAGGCCATCGGCTTCCTCGTCTTCATCGCCGTGCTCCAGCAGCTGGAGGGCAACCTGATCTATCCCCGGGTGGTGGGCACCTCCATCGGCCTGCCCGGCATCTGGGTGCTCACCGCCGTCACCCTGGGCGGCGGCATCGGCGGCATCGCCGGGATGCTGCTGGCCGTGCCCGTCACCGCCACCGTCTACCGTCTGATCCGCGCCGACGTCCGGCACCGCCGCGACCAGGCCAGCATCCCCGTATAA
- a CDS encoding MurR/RpiR family transcriptional regulator gives MNSCNFWELLRSRYSELTRSGRRVADYLTRHAEEAQYLSISSLAAECGVAEATIFRFCRSLGFDGYNEMKISLAQANAIPTAAGADKLEPGADTATLCTHASAVALEAINGTRSVLNPEAIDAAATLLQRARQVFCFGQGGSQILANDIWARFATVSTKFRTAGDSHMQTIAASLMVPEDVVLFISYSGSTRDMMETLRIVKGNGAKVILLTHYADAPGTALADVVLLCGAKESPLDGGSIAAKIAVLFVAEVLVLRFTLDNQELAAIARERTSKALAPKLL, from the coding sequence ATGAATTCCTGCAATTTCTGGGAACTGCTGCGCTCCCGCTACAGCGAGCTCACGCGGTCGGGCCGCCGGGTGGCCGACTACCTGACCCGGCATGCCGAAGAAGCCCAGTACCTTTCCATCTCGTCGCTGGCGGCGGAATGCGGCGTGGCGGAAGCCACCATCTTCCGGTTCTGCCGCTCCCTGGGATTCGACGGCTACAATGAAATGAAGATCTCTCTGGCCCAGGCCAACGCCATCCCCACGGCGGCGGGGGCCGACAAGCTGGAACCCGGCGCCGACACGGCCACCCTCTGCACCCATGCCAGCGCCGTGGCCCTGGAGGCCATCAACGGTACCCGCTCGGTGCTGAACCCCGAGGCCATCGACGCGGCCGCCACCCTGCTGCAGCGGGCACGCCAGGTCTTCTGCTTCGGCCAGGGCGGCAGTCAGATCCTGGCCAACGATATCTGGGCCCGGTTCGCCACGGTGTCCACCAAGTTCCGCACCGCCGGTGACAGCCATATGCAGACCATTGCGGCCAGCCTCATGGTGCCGGAGGACGTGGTACTCTTTATCTCCTACTCCGGTTCCACCCGGGATATGATGGAGACGCTGCGCATCGTCAAGGGCAACGGCGCCAAAGTCATCCTGCTGACCCACTACGCCGACGCCCCGGGCACGGCCCTGGCCGACGTGGTGCTGCTCTGCGGCGCCAAGGAAAGTCCCCTGGACGGCGGCAGCATTGCGGCCAAGATCGCGGTGCTCTTTGTGGCGGAGGTGCTGGTGCTGCGCTTCACCCTGGACAACCAGGAGCTTGCGGCCATCGCCCGGGAGCGCACCAGCAAGGCGCTGGCGCCCAAACTGCTCTGA